A single window of Myxocyprinus asiaticus isolate MX2 ecotype Aquarium Trade chromosome 48, UBuf_Myxa_2, whole genome shotgun sequence DNA harbors:
- the cav2 gene encoding caveolin-2: MGIEKEKSETSVIMDEDEFKRSIETILGKNPNMYTPVPDRDPKDINAHLKVGFEDVIAEPISMHSFDSVWIGSHAVFELMKYVFYRILTTFLAVPMAFVAGIVFGILSCVHIWVVMPVVQGCMKSLPPIQVIWTSLMDIFIGPLFFCIGRCLSSINVKTVQN; the protein is encoded by the exons atgggCATTGAAAAGGAAAAGTCGGAGACCAGTGTCATTATGGATGAGGACGAATTCAAAAGATCGATTGAAACTATACTTGGAAAGAATCCGAACATGTACACACCAGTACCGGATAGAGACCCTAAAGATATTAACGCACACCTAAAG GTTGGCTTTGAAGACGTCATTGCTGAGCCCATCTCCATGCACAGTTTTGACAGTGTGTGGATTGGCAGTCATGCCGTGTTTGAGCTGATGAAATATGTCTTCTACCGGATCCTCACCACGTTTCTGGCCGTTCCTATGGCATTTGTTGCAGGAATTGTTTTCGGGATTCTCAGTTGTGTACATATTTG GGTAGTGATGCCAGTGGTCCAGGGTTGCATGAAGTCTTTGCCCCCCATCCAGGTGATATGGACCAGTTTGATGGACATATTTATAGGGCCACTTTTCTTCTGCATCGGAAGATGCTTGTCATCCATCAATGTCAAGACTGTGCAAAACTGA